The Dendropsophus ebraccatus isolate aDenEbr1 chromosome 2, aDenEbr1.pat, whole genome shotgun sequence DNA segment GGGTAGCCATATAATATGGGTCGTTGTGTAGTATGGGTACTTGTACAGTATAACTTAGTCTTATAGAATGGGATAGTTGTATGGTATTGGACAGCCTTATTAACGTCTCCTAGTATTGCAGGCATCTTGGCGATCTGTAGAATAATATTGGATAGTGGCTTGTGTTGTATGTATCGTATGTTAGCAGTAGACAGTCTGGGCAGAATCCATATTGTGTGGCAGTGGATGAAGCCCTGTgtgttagggtgcgtgcacactgcggaatggcggcgGATAACCCTTTGCGCATTCGCAGCTCGCACCTGTTTATTCTTTGGTTggatgacggaatccgcctgtgcatagaatagagtctgatACGGGCGGAGACgggcgcgcctgcatcactccgccggcgggtgcgagctgctGAATGCGCAACAGGTTATCTGTCACCATTATGCATCCTTTCGGCAGAGTTTGCCCGTgcgtagaatggtgtctatggcatgggcggagaggtgCACGGCCATGAATGGGTCCGAGCTACGGAATCCGGTGGAAATTCTCAGCTCGGGTTccatattgtgaacccagccaaacgcTGTAGCTGTACAGGGTGGTGGCGGCTCCTGTAACTGATGTATGAGTAGTGTGAGCGGACTGTCTATCTAGATCTTGCACTCGGAGCCACTTCCTTCCCTGTAGTCTTCCTGTCTCTGTTGATAATGGTGCACATATGGCACGCTCTTATGTCTTATTGCATTCTTCTCATCACGCCCAGTCCTGCTTTACCTAGCTGGTGCATGAGCCCCTGCTGCTCAGAAGTGCAATGTACTTAGAAGCTTTTGGGGGCTGGTGAGATGGTGACACCCATAAATGCTTTCTCTTAGGTTGCCTTGTCTTCACATTGCAGGAGACCCTGTAACATCTTGGGATAATCAGAAATTCTAGAATGCCAAGCAAACTGAATGCAGATGTTCTAGCCTGAGAGGTTGCGTAATCCTCATCCCTGTAAACGTCTCCGCAGACGTCTTGTATGTGACTTCCCACATCACTGGTGCTCTGAGGATATGTGGTGTCTGTACGGGCCAAGCCCTGTGAAAACATAGGTGTGCTCTGTGGGATGGATTCACACACAGGTGGTTAAGCAGTGGGAGCCATATGACTTCTATAGTgggtcttttattttatttttcagcagTCCTAGAAAATGTGGTGAAAAACTGCAgctggaaaaacaaacaaaaaaatgtgtgaacatgcctATACAGGTTAGCCAAGGGTAGAAAGaacacagcaccacacctgtccataggttgtgtgtggtagtgCAACTCAATGGTACtgcgctgcaataccacacacagaggacaagagtggtgctgtttctggtaaaaagcggacatgtttttatacatacagtggtgcctccaTTCTTGAACAATTTGTTTCTTGAAGCACCATTTTCCCCAAAGTTTTGTTCAGTACTCACACTTTGCTCGGTAGCTAAACAAAACTGGGgaagataactgtcagctgaactattgTTTAGCCAACAGTTATCAGAAGCGTTCGGGTACGACTGTTTAGATCAGGGAATCCCCCCTCATTATAAAGGGATTCCCCGCTCTCCTAAACAGAGATTCCTGGCCAGAAGCAGAAAACATCTGCTCTGGAGGGGCCCTGTCcctactgctgctgctgagccGGCTCAGTTTCCCTGCCAGGCTGGGGTTAAGTTGTGATGCTGTGCACAGAACTACCTCTTAATCCCCTAGGAAGAGCAGAAcaccaaaatgatgggtgttgtgctgcTCTTTGGAAAAGATTCACTTACTTTTCCTGGCTGCTGTCTGTGAATTCATGTGAACAGCAGCTTCTAGTGATGGTCACATGATCTTCCCTATAGGCTGCTGTGCACATGAATACACACAGGAGCCAGGAAAAGTAAGTAAATCTTTTCCaaagaggagcacaacacccatcatttcagggctccagatggcgaccaaaatggtcgccaatgcgactgatattttgcaaatggcgcccagatttattaatctgggcgccatttgcgactggccccggcggcggcgcgctgtctctttaagtatccccggctgatgcgcggctgccgggggtgtcccgtcctatccccggcagcgcggcgcatcagtgagctgcctggggccctgacttccggcacaggaagcgcgcgtcagagacgcttcctgtgtcagaagtcacagccccggcgtacagggagctcactgacgcgccgcgctgccggggataggacgggacacccccggcagccgcgcatcagccggggacagcgcctgaagaagaagaggatcgccgggggagcgggttgtcaggtgagtttgtgtgtttgttttttttaaatactgcttagcataaaggaaaggggggggcatctataatggggggagaagagagtgccatctataatggggggaagagaagggggggcatctataatggggggagaagaggggccatcttcaagggggggagagggggctagctataaggggagggggtatctataagggggggagaagagggggcatctataatggggaacaggagggggcatctataatgggggggaggagggggcatctataatgggggggaggaggggggcatctataatggggggaggagggggcatctataatgggggggaggagggggcatctataatggggatagagggggtcatctataaggggagggggtatctataagggggggagaagaggggccatcttcaagggggggagagggggctagctataaggggagggggtatctataagggggggagaagagggggcatctataatggggaacaggagggggcatctataatgggggggaggagggggcatctataatgggggggaggagggggcatctataatggggggaggagggggcatctataatgggggggaggagggggcatctataatgggggggaggagggggcatctataatggggatagagggggtcatctataaggggagggggtatctataagggggggagaagagggggcatctataatgggggggggggagagggggcatctataatggggggaggagggggcatctataatgggggtagagggggtcatctataaaaggagggggtcatctataaaaggagggggtcatctataaggggagggggccatctataagtttagggcaaactggctgcagacactgggagatagatatatgcacaattattattatcagggcccctcaggtgtctgtattgtagggggtcacttgcattagtcactaggtgagagatatatctatctatatactcatcttgtggggggtcactatggctgcagtcataagtctagctcagtatgtatagactgttgcaagcttttaaagggctcccaaccccccgttagaaccccctatactcacctcatcgcgccgggtcccgcttctggaggtggtcaggtcacggagatctcagccgctgcagcccgacgcgcacactgagagatgagtccaacactcatagagaatgacggagcgctggactctcccgtcattctctatgagcgttggactcatctctcagcgtaagccgggctgcagcggctgagatctccgtgacccgaccatcttcagaagcgggacccggcgcgatgaggtgagtataggggggttgggagcctgtcaccccggcacaggggtcgacaggttccctttaagttcaagttcagaagagtaagcctcattaaaaggctagccaagtgaagctgaagtactgagtcagactgtatatggttgtcagactggatatggttgtcaagttgcaagtttccatgttgaacattttcaaactaagaaaagaaaggatctaaaggaggaggaggctgccgtggcctctgcacacagtaagtcccatgtaacataacattaattttacatggtttaaaatgttggcgaccaaatattctatttggcgcctaaatttttcaggttaggagccaatggctcccaggtaaattttttagtctggagccctgcatttTGGAGTTTTGCTTCTCCTAGGGGATTAAGAGTTAATGCTGTGCATAGCATCACAACTTAACCCCCAGCCTGGCTGGCAAACTgtgctggcttagcagcagtacaGGCAGGGCCCctccagagcagaagttttctgctCTAGATTTGTAGCTGGGATTCTCCACTCCTGCagtaaggagcagtgtgcaaTGCACTGCCACTTATTATATGCCCAAAGGAGGCAAGCAGTTATGCCTTTACATTACTACTTAACTTTGTACACTCTCTCTGCACCTCACCCATggagtataaaaaaaacaattaaatgtATTTCCATGGTTTCCCATTGGAAAACTGCTGGGTGCTGGAACAGCCTTCTagaaaagattaaaggggtactttttagctatagccagggaggaggtggaagAGGTCaatgatgtccacttacctccccggttcctgcgccgggtcccggatcgtgctGCCTGGCCGCTACCTGGTAAGTGGACATTGTtggcctcatccacctcctccccggccatagccagaaaagccccctagcccctttaagtacccctttaagtttgagaacagaggtatgaTTTTAGGGGAGGGAGAATAcatctgtactgacacagcgcAGTGGAATCCCTGAACAAGTTTTGACACACCTTTATAAGGGCTTTCATAGTACTGACTGCAATTTATTACTATGTTTTCTGTACCTGTATTACAGAAGCACTTCCAGAATAAATGTTACCACCTCTATAGATTATACATTACTGTCTTTAAGTGGCTCTCCCCCATCCACAGGGTAGTTGCAGTCCGACCCCTAAGATCTTTGTAATGACGTCAGTTTACTGAGTGAATGTAACAGGAACGTAGTTGAGCGACCAGCACGCCGTTCTTTCTCTATGGGGCCTCTGAATCTGGCCAAGCTTTGAGCTCGGCAGTGTTTGGGCGTTCTATAGAGAAGTTATGTAATGCTGGCCACTGTCGTCATTCAGGATACAATTTACCACCATTCTTTGTATTGGTGGGGATCCCAGCAGTTATACCCtgactgatcagctagttatccctatcctgtggatgggggaTAAGTTaggatcttgggataacccctttaaatacacagcCTTTGCGGTAGCTGGTAGGCCACAGGATAATATTTAgctcatctttaaaggggtactccagacaggaaaaaaatgtttttaaatcatctGGCGTCAGaatgttacacagatttgtaagtttgtaagtaaaaaaaaaatcttccagtacttatcagctgctgtatgccctgaaggCAAATCTCCATACAaagcctctgctgctctggacagttcttgacacagacaaaggtggcagcagagagcactgtgccaaactggaaagaataaaccacttcctgcagggcaagcggcagctgataagtattggaagacttcatTATATAGTAAATGGAGAAAGTAACTTCAGCTGCACACATAACACACTAAAGTATCAGTCTGTTCCCTGTCATGTGGTCCAGGGAAGGACCAGTTAACAAGTCAATGAAGTATTCTCCAGTGTCTCATGGAGGAGGCTAGTAGGCCACAGCTTTTTTTGTGGGCATGCCTCTTTAAGTATTTAAATCTAACTGAAAAACATGGTACAAGTTTCAGATTACACAGAGCTTTAATGCAGCCTCTATAGAAGTCTATTGTACTGCACTTGTGGATGTTTACACTTTCATATAAACCTTTTTCTTCCCCAGATtcatatggtatataatatgccAAATAATCGGGGTAACTTCTAACATGGGGTAGAATATTGGTGGTAGGATTGTGTCTTATGGGTAATGAGGGTGCAATAGAGTGGACTACAGGGGTGTATTATTAAAACCCAGGAAAAGAACAGGCAATGCTGACAGCTGGCATTACAATAGAAAAGAGGGCAAAGAGCAGGGGCCCAGTGAGGAGGAATCTAGCCTGAGCACAACATCTACATGTGAACCTTGCTGGAGGAGTGAAGAAGCATGGTGCTGTGCTGACAAGGACAGACCACTAGAGGGCTCCAAGAGTAATTATCCCTGTGATAGAACCCTTTGTCATACGCCGTTACCCCTCAGTGTCAGGGTCCACGTCTCTATACAAAGATACCTGACCTGtgcacaaaaataataaaactttcaTTGCATAACAGTTATATACGTGGCCCAACAATTAAGCCTGTATTCACATGTGTCTAGGAGGCTCTCACATATTGTCACATTTTACAGGAAAACTATTGCTACATACAACACTCATTTTCCAGTGAAACCAACAGGCAGCATGCCAGAGCCTAACAGACCCCATTAATAGGGTTGGTTGTGTATTTACACAGTGATTAAGCTTTATTTATTCTATATATTCGCAAAGCGCCAACATATGCTGCAGCACGGTATAGAGACTGTCCTCACTCACTTCACTCCCTGTCCCCAGTGGGCTCACATGCTGAATTTCAGATTTATCTATCACTGTTTCTGGTGAGAGGTAACCCAGACAGACTGCTTGCAGATGTGACCCTTGTTGACACAATATAGATAACACTTTAAGAACTAGGTTAGGTCGGCCAACCCTGTCTGGCCAGATAGTGCTGTCACTATCTAAGGTCATAGATCCATTGTATCTTCCTGCTTTTTATCATCAAGTTTACAGATATGAAATGCATCAGTAATGAAGAAGCCCCAGGATAGGAAAGATGTGATATGTCATCATGTCAGAGCTAGCTGGATGAGCAGTGCTGAGGAAAAGGAGATAGAGAAGTGCCGCTGCTCCCTGTGCTGACGCACTGTAGACCCCCTTCATTCACTCACCCGCTGAGCCCACAGTGATATCATACAATATATAAAGCTGGCCTTTATTTGGATACGGCATTACACAGCAGGAATGTGACCTTTTAGAGCTCGGTGACAGTGCTATCACAAAGCCTATATGAAGATCTAGCGGGGATCGGCTGTTATTGCCCTGCGGAGATGAGTCAGGTAACACCACTCTTCTGTACTGCTCTGAATGGCTGCAGCTATACTGTAGGgctagcagagctgtgtttgttagAAGAGTAGTCTGGCATGGTGTGCCTCATTGATGTGTGTATGGAGCTTTTCTCTGCTTTTGTCTGATTCTCTTTTAGTTACTTCCAGGGATGTATTGAGTTACATAGCATGGTTGTGAGTTACTGATGTCTGTGACAGCTGAGCAGTGTGATGACTTTTTTCCTCCCTTGTGTTCTCTACAGGTTTAAGGATTAAGCCAGATTTAGGCAAAATGATGTGTCACTACTTTACCTCTATTGGGTCTCTCTTACACCAGGGTTATACCGGCAGCACCAAGCCTCTTACAGCATGTCAGTCTGCGTTACAGGCTGTTCAGCTCGCAGAGCATTGCTTAGGCTGGGTACAATAGTATCTGCTGGTCAGCTGGGAGCTGGACTGGCTAAGTAGGAATTGAAAtattaggaccctattccacgggaagattatcgttcagatttaaatcgttcaaatttaaacaataatcattcggttgaatagcagttaatgagaaatcgttgatcgtttaataagacctggacctatttttatcgttgctcgtccgcaaatcattcgcattgaataagatgtcgttcgcagtagtgactaaCGCAATaccgacgacaagacgaccgcaagaacgatcataagtaacgattatcgttccatgtaaatgggtgaacgatttcaggtctttcgcaatagcggtcgtttggatcgtttacgATTATTAGAAAGATGGTTATTAGAAagacataacttttttttatctatatagaGATTAAGCTTTATATAAAGGAGGTCTATCAATTGCTGTCACCTCTCTGAGACGCCTCTTTGGCACTTCTCTGCAGCAGAAAATGTTATAAGCAGGCTTAGCCACAGACAGCTAAACTACAGGTAATGTGTGTCCTTTCCCCAAGACGATACGGCCTGCTCCTTGTTTAGATTATGGAGGTCTATGAAAGCAATTGGTGTATTTAATACTTATTTACTATAAAtctgcccatacaccttatacgaCCTGCTGATGGTGGGTATGGCTGTATAAGGTATATGGTCACCTTTAGTATATACTGACTTCCATGATCGACAGTGAGCTAAGGACAAATCTGATAACATTCTGTCCTGGAACCTCTCATCCAGCTATTTCCGTGATGACAGGCTGTTGGGTGAGGCCACACAAGTGCCCAGACACCCTTATAGGTCAGCAGATGCTTCTCGGACACCATTTTTGCCGAATGTTTCATGAAatctcccactgtatacagattcATAGACCCCTGTCACATGAGAATAGCCAGGGAAATGCATGTGTATCCTCCATTCTTGTCTTTGGTGTTTCAGTTCTGCTATATGGGGAAGCTCATAACTCTGCACTATATAGAGCACGATCCAGTAATAAAAACTGTTTATACTGCACAGTAAAACCTTTTTAGTTTTGATGAATGCCACAAAGACCATCCATAATAGCTATGCAGCAGAGGTATCGCTGTTGTACACCACAAAAACATGGTTTAAAAAGAGCCTCAACTGAGCCCGAGGAACTCTCACATATCCACATAATCTTTAATGTATGGGCACCTTTTATTGTCATTAAAGGCTCTGATGGTGCTAAAGAATGGCAGCATGAGTGTTGGTCATAGAGATTCACTAATTCATCCTTTCCTTTCCCTGCAGACTAACACAACCGCCAAGATGTCAAGCAAAAGAGCAAAGACAAAGACCACCAAGAAGCGCCCTCAGCGCGCAACATCCAATGTTTTTGCTATGTTTGATCAGTCCCAAATCCAGGAGTTTAAAGAAGCCTTTAACATGATTGATCAGAATCGGGATGGTTTTATTGATAAGGAAGATTTGCATGATATGCTTGCTTCTCTTGGTAAGTCATTCGTAGCATTGAAGTCCTATTCCATAGCATTGGGCTCTTTGTATGACAGATGCCACTAAGTGCATAGTCCTTTCGTTATCAGGATGGCTCCCACTTTATGGCTCTGATCACGCTTTGTGGTAATGTCATGGTAACATTGTAGCATTTGTTATAATAGTGGAAACTGTGGCAAAAACAGGATGTTCCAAATAATTCTTGTTACACAGAGCTAACAAATATAACCATAAGGCTGCTCTTAGGCTGTGCTCACACAAGGTGTTTTTGCAGCAATGTTTGCACTATTTTGCAGTGAACTGTGCAATTGCAGTAAAATGGTGATAATGGGTAAAATGGTACTGTTTAACTGCCATTCGCTACAAAATAGCGGGAACATTGCAGCAAAACCGCAGCTCAAACACTGTAGTAATAACAGGGAGGTTGCTGCTGCATTAATTACTGCAACAAGCAACTGGGTTtgcccctttaggctgggttcacactatgtatatttgaggctgtatttgtgaggctgtatagcaaccaaaaccaggagtggattgaaaacacagaaaggctctgttcacataatgttgtaattgagtggatggccatcatttaatggcaaatatttactgttattttaaaacaacggctgtggtattgaaataatggccgttatttactgttatatggcggccatccactcaatttcaacattgtgtgaacagatcctttctgtgttttcaatccactcctggttttggttgctatgaggacctgacatgaggaccaaatacagcctcaaatatacatagtgtgaacccagccttagggtacgtgcacactacggaatttcccCAGagacttgaagttccacctgttccataggctcaatgatatttgccagcaGATTCGGCCGTCCacccagagaattgacatgtcaattctttccggTGACGACGGAATCCACCGGCAAATATCTTTTGAGTCCATGGAGTGACAGAAATTCAAGTGAAGGCCACCCAGCAGAATCCCCTTGAAGTCTCTGGAAattttgtagtgtgcacatacccttaagcaGTGTGAAGTCCAGGTACTGGCCAGCATTATTGGGGAATCTTGAGCCCTAGCTGCTAGCCACTAATTGCCGCTGGCACCTGTActgcttaaaggagttatccagtggtacaaaaacatggccactttcttccagagacagctcttgtctccagtttgggtacagATTTTGTAATTCTGTTCCattgaatggaacttaattgcgaaccgcacctgaactggagacaagagtgggtctgtctctgacagaaagtggcaatgtttttgtagtgctggataatgcCTTTAATGGTTCTTTTACTCTGGCCAAAAATCAGTAATGAGAGTCCCTCTTCCTAGGAGGGCTTATCTACCCCATATTCAGCCTGTGTAAAGGAGATGGCAATTGGCTGATGCTCATTCATTGGTTGGTTGAATCTTGTACAGCCACATAAATTATCATTATCGGCCACATATCTCTTGGTGTATAAACAgaggatgtgcggccgataacgaTGTATTTAAATGGCAGCACAAATGATTTAGCTATGTTGCTGGTTGTCATATGTTTCCTGCCTCCCACTGTGCTATGTAAAGGGGCCCTAAGGCTCTTTCCACATATGTGTTTCAGACCTGCAGAAAAAATCCATTGAATAAAACATGTGTTTTTAgattaagcttaaaggggttatggttTGGTTGAaattcggttccattgaagtaaatggagcttaaaatggttatccagaactacaaaaacatggccactttccccctactgttgtctccagtttgggtggggttttgaaacttagttccattgaagtaaatagagcttaattgcaaactgcacctaaactggagacaacagtagggggaaaagtggccatgttttgtagcgctggataacccctttaatcgccaaccacacctgaactggagacgagagtgggaAAGGGGGAcgtggttttgtagcgctggataacatgATTTCGCAGCATGCTTTCTGTGTTATACACAATCCTGTAATGCTGATCACTTCTAACTAGAGCTGCTATAGAAGTcccatttagggtatattcacacggactggctcgcagcgagattctcgctgcgagcccggcaggtcctggcagttcccatacactacatacttgctgcggtctaaacgaccgcagcgagtatataattataccgcccttaaccccttctgctcccccgctgtgtatatactttacctgtcctcgctgcacgggtccggcgtcctgctctcctgtccggccaatcagtgtgttgcccagccgcagccactgattggccgggcgggagagcaggacgccggacccgtgcagcgaggacaggtaaagtatatacacagcgggggagcagaaggggttaagggcggtataattacatactcgccgcagcaagtatgtagtgtatgggaactgctaggacctgccaggctcgcagcgagaatctcgctgtgagcccgcccgtgtgaatatacccttatagagGAAACTGTCACTATCATCAGTCTAGTTTACGTGATCTCTGGGATAACCAGAGGCTGCCGCATATGCATACCTTGCCTTCTCTTTTGGCTGTTTCTTACAGTTAGGCACGTAAAATGTACATGTAACAATATTTGTGAGCCGTTGAGGGCTAAAGATTGCATTATCTTTTGGGGTCTGTTGCTAAACCTAAAAATGATGGATGTTAACTATATATAGGACcagaaagattattattatttatttattattattatttattattatttattattatcccTTTGAAGACACTTGTAAAGACATAGGTGTACACATTTTAGTACAGTACCTGGGCCAAATCACCAGAACAAATGAATAATGGCTGGACAATATGTCTGCAGAATCGCGAAGGCAGCTCTTGGGCATTAAgtaagagtttgtatgttctctccgtgtttgtgtgggtttcctccgagtactccggtttcctcccacacccaaaaataaaattaaatataagaaaaaaagtaaaagttataGAATTTACTAAATGAATAATGTATAAATAGCTATGAACAGCCTTTtgaagttggtttttttttttttttttgtttcaggtaAGAACCCAACAGATGAATATTTGGAAGCCATGATGAACGAGGCACCTGGACCTATTAACTTCACTATGTTTCTTACCATGTTTGGAGAAAAACTGAATGGCACAGATCCAGAGGATGTGATCAGAAATGCGTTTGCATGCTTTGATGAAGATGGACAAGGTATGTAAATGATTCTGTGGGAGATGGTTGTATAAGGCATGAAAGAAATGAAAATGAAATTAAAACACAaacctatatttaaaaaaagactAGGCAGACAGAACTTGGTGCACAGTAAAACTGACTGTAATGACTATCTCCTTAATGGTCTATAATGTGCATGTAGCCTTGCATTAGGGACTTATGCTGCACATGTAGGTTGTAGTGATCATGCACAGGTACAATTGCTGCATAGAGAATTGAGTGAAGCATCAGAACACTGAGCGCCACATTcatgttctttaaccccttgacgTCCACGGCTATATACGTTTCTGCTGCAGACACCCAGtgtagcaggaacgtatataaatgTTTGTGGCCTTGAAGGGGAtttgatgtgtgcagggctgtttAAATGTGTCTCTAGAGCCGGAGGTAATGATAGGCAGCCACAGTcgcgcagctgcctgtcattaccccttAAACAGCACAATGCGAATGTGGCTTTTCGGGAAGTCAGTGAAAACTTAAAGTGAAaatgaaaagtttttaaaaataaaaaaaaaacttataaaataagccctaataaaagcttaaattacctcctttcccagtaaaaaaaaaaaatgtaaaaaaaaaaataataaattacatattgTAGTGCGTGGAATATTCTAtattatattctataccaggatggcagattttttattttttaaattatatatcagaaagaaAATGGTGGTCTAAATTTTATTTGTACACCATATTACGATACCAATAAAAATTAGAGGTCATGGCGAAgaacactgcttcattgtgaccagAACATca contains these protein-coding regions:
- the LOC138783259 gene encoding myosin regulatory light chain 2, smooth muscle minor isoform, with product MSSKRAKTKTTKKRPQRATSNVFAMFDQSQIQEFKEAFNMIDQNRDGFIDKEDLHDMLASLGKNPTDEYLEAMMNEAPGPINFTMFLTMFGEKLNGTDPEDVIRNAFACFDEDGQGHIPEEYLRELLTTMGDRFTDEEVDELFREAPIDKKGNFNYIEFTRILKHGAKDKDD